Proteins found in one Macrobrachium nipponense isolate FS-2020 chromosome 35, ASM1510439v2, whole genome shotgun sequence genomic segment:
- the LOC135208351 gene encoding uncharacterized protein LOC135208351 produces the protein MSGKSFNTALLTYTLRLGLSTTLQANRDWGECNSSVETGDSEEGSSGSGTGEVPLYTASKVILLQHLARLSGSLPRPHHIFTPGGGNKYSERVCKLLSGDDGIGNVVDTLAPAVVEYLTAMSRLPWGGQVLPESSEHILRFSLLAMEYLHWQVWLGSVSIDVASLCLNCVDSVLRCSTLSGLLGLSDRVSYVCSMIAALHALHLILIKPRALPRFKNCEYIL, from the exons ATGTCTGGAAAGTCTTTCAACACTGCACTCCTTACTTACACCCTAAGGCTAGGACTGTCCACGACTTTGCAG GCTAACAGAGACTGGGGTGAATGTAACAGTTCTGTTGAAACAGGTGATAGTGAAGAAGGAAGCAGTGGAAGTGGAACAGGTGAAGTACCATTGTACACAGCCAGCAAAGTCATTCTACTTCAGCATTTGGCCCGGTTGTCAGGTTCTCTACCGAGGCCTCATCATATTTTCACACCAG GTGGTGGGAACAAGTACAGTGAGCGAGTTTGCAAACTTCTTTCTGGAGATGATGGTATAGGCAATGTAGTTGACACTCTGGCTCCAGCAGTTGTTGAGTATCTCACAGCTATGTCTAGGTTACCGTGGGGTGGTCAAGTTCTGCCTGAAAGTTCTGAGCACATACTTCGTTTTTCTCTGTTAGCTATGGAG taCCTTCACTGGCAAGTCTGGTTAGGGAGTGTAAGCATAGATGTAGCAAGTTTATGCTTAAACTGTGTGGACTCTGTCTTACGCTGCAGCACTCTCTCAGGGCTCCTTGGTCTCTCTGACCGAGTATCATACGTATGCTCCATGATAGCTGCTCTCCATGCTCTGCATCTTATTTTAATCAAACCAAGGGCACTCCCAAG GTTTAAAAATTGTGAGTACATTTTATAA